From a region of the Vanrija pseudolonga chromosome 2, complete sequence genome:
- the PRT1_0 gene encoding Eukaryotic translation initiation factor 3 subunit B: protein MTNPDLSEFSEEDRIEIELELNEGYAEIEERFAVDTQQGFENVLVIDNLPLVDEAKKARLVERLRQIFAKAGAPIDEDRINMPWDAENNSNKGFAFLTYPEPQEAEHALRALDGIAFGKNKLHTNRFGDIERFANLPIGEGELPTGWREKPYQEKGHLRSWLGDAAGRDQYITFRDQDVNLFWNGRNGNAEQVKDDEGKPVKNAKWAELYLQWSPLGTYLTSLHRAGVALWSGPKLGGAMGVNFMRFSHPGVRLVQFSPCENYLVTWSDEPIGNYENHADATLRETFGPEDEGNQFVIWDVKAGRLLRSFPADKAPHNPDGPARPQQQWPVFRFSPDDQYVARAQVGNAIQVYELPGMGLLDKKSIKIEGVQDFEWCPMSEKDWEQRKQGKGRECILAYWTPEVQNQPARVNLMAIPSRQVLRSKNLFNVTDCKFYWQNQGDYLCVKVDRHARKAKSKKATFCNLELFRLREKDYPVEVIEHKDYVPTFAWEPNGTRFAIVSTNDPNFGQNVPGAVIKYTVSFYQLDPKKGDFLPIKHLEGKVANTLMWSPRGRHIILATIGSAQKYDIEFWDLDFTLADTATKDVTDPGANVQQLATSEHYGVTDIAWDPSGRYLASYGSSWRSSPEPGFSIWDFKGAQLVHQGQEKFKQLLWRPRPPTLLPKDAQRKIRKELKDFSRIFDEADAAEENRGSAEKLAQRQREIAEWDAWRARNNAHLAEARAALGKELKRPVAETAGETVEEVFEELIDETEEVTVA, encoded by the exons ATGACCAACCCGGACCTCAGCGAATTCAGCGAAGAAGACCGCATCGAgatcgagctcgagctcaacgaGGGCTACGCCGAGATTGAGGAGAG GTTTGCCGTCGACACGCAGCAGGGCTTTGAGAATGTGCTCGTCATCGACAACCtgcccctcgtcgacgaggccaagaaggcgcgTCTTGTCGAGCGTCTGAGGCAGATCttcgccaaggccggcgcgccgattGACGAGGACCGCATCAACATGCCATGGGACGCCGAGAACAACTCGAACAAGGGTTTCGCGTTCCTCACCTACCCCGAGCCTcaggaggccgagcacgctctgcgtgccctcgacggcatcgcgTTCGGAAAGAACAAGCTCCACACCAACCGCTTTGGCGACATTGAGCGCTTCGCCAACCTCCCcatcggcgagggcgagctccCCACCGGATGGCGCGAGAAGCCCTACCAGGAGAAGGGCCACCTCCGCTCgtggctcggcgacgccgctggccgcgACCAGTACATCACCTTCCGCGACCAGGACGTCAACCTCTTCTGGAACGGCCGCAACGGcaacgccgagcaggtcaaggacgacgagggcaagcccGTCAAGAACGCCAAGTGGGCCGAGCTCTACCTCCAGTGGTCGCCCCTCGGTACCTACCTCACCTCGCTCCACCGTGCCGGTGTCGCTCTCTGGTCGGGCCCCAAGCTCGGCGGTGCGATGGGCGTCAACTTTATGCGCTTCTCCCACCCTGGTGTTCGTCTTGTCCAGTTCTCGCCTTGTGAAAACTACCTCGTGACCTGGTCGGACGAGCCCATTGGCAACTACGAGAACCACGCCGACGCTACCCTCCGCGAGACTTTTggccccgaggacgagggcaacCAGTTTGTCATCTGGGACGTCAAGGCTGGCCGCCTGTTGCGTTCGTTccccgccgacaaggcccCCCACAACCCCGACGGCCCTGCCCGcccccagcagcagtggcCCGTCTTCCGCTTCTCGCCCGACGACCAGTACGTCGCGCGTGCGCAGGTCGGCAACGCCATCCAGGTGTACGAGCTCCCTGGCATgggcctgctcgacaagaAGTCGATCAAGATTGAGGGTGTGCAGGACTTTGAGTGGTGCCCCATGAGCGAAAAGGACTGGGAGCAGCGCAagcagggcaagggccgCGAGTGCATCCTTGCCTACTGGACCCCCGAGGTCCAGAACCAGCCTGCCCGTGTCAACCTCATGGCCATCCCCAGCCGCCAGGTGCTCCGCTCCAAGAACCTGTTCAACGTTACCGACTGCAAGTTCTACTGGCAGAACCAGGGTGACTACCTCTGCGTCAAGGTCGACCGCCacgcgcgcaaggccaagtcgAAGAAGGCCACCTTCTGCAACCTCGAGCTCTTCCGTCTCCGCGAGAAGGACTACCCCGTCGAGGTCATTGAGCACAAGGACTATGTGCCCACCTTTGCCTGGGAGCCCAATGGAACGCGTTTCGCCATCGTGTCGACCAACGACCCCAACTTTGGCCAGAACGTTCCCGGCGCTGTCATCAAGTACACCGTCTCGTTCTACCAGCTCGACCCCAAGAAGGGCGACTTCCTGCCCATCAAGcacctcgagggcaaggttGCCAACACGCTCATGTGGTCGCCCCGTGGTCGTCACATCATCCTCGCTACCATTGGCAGCGCGCAAAAGTACGACATCGAGTTCTGGGACCTCGACTTTACCCTCGCCGACACTGCCACCAAGGACGTTACCGACCCCGGAGCCAAcgtgcagcagctcgccacGTCGGAGCACTACGGTGTTACCGACATTGCCTGGGACCCCTCTGGACGCTACCTCGCGTCGTACGGTTCGTcgtggcgctcgtcgcccgagccTGGCTTCTCGATCTGGGACTTCAAGGGTGCGCAGCTCGTGCACCAGGGCCAGGAAAAGTTCAAGCAGCTTCTCTGGCGTCCCCGCCCCCCTACTCTTCTCCCCAAGGACGCGCAGCGCAAGATCcgcaaggagctcaaggactTCTCGCGCATCTttgacgaggccgatgccgccgaggagaaccGTGGCTCGGCCGAGAagctcgcccagcgccagcgcgagatTGCCGAGTGGGacgcctggcgcgcgcgcaacaacgcccacctcgccgaggcccgcgccgcgctcggcaaggagctcaagcgcCCCGTTGCCGAGACCGCCGGCGAgacggtcgaggaggtgttTGAGGAGCTCATtgacgagaccgaggaggTTACCGTTGCCTAA